The nucleotide window ttaaccAACCCAGTTGTGAATATGGTCACTCTTTTGCTGTCATTGCAAATATTGTAGttaattttcttctaatttctttaaaataaccttaaataagtattttattaaattaataacttctaaaaaatcaaatttaaaatctaatcagTTAGATTGCATCTCAAGAATATTCacattttaaatcttaaaaatataactgataaatgaatttatatattcaagaaaaatgtttttcttgaatataGAGACAGAAGTCGTAGCAGCAATGACacgcaatttttttttaagctttcgCCGGAAAACTTtagtagtgtgtgtgtgtgtgtgtgagagagagagagagagagagagagactgcaAGCGGGGTACGTACTTGTATAGTGATAACTCCACTCCGAACATCGAACCTTCCAGAGTACTATCTCCATAAGctaatattgtaataattataGAGAACTAGGTGAGCTCTTGGAAGGGCTCCAATGGCTGAAACAGGTTGTGATATTTTTCTAGAACAGGGTGCGGCACGATGTGATCAACTGGCCAAAATGCACATTTCTCAGCTTACCTGGACAGTATCTACTAGACTGGATTAGGCTAGCCCACCCACTTACCCTCCCATTCTCACTTACtaccatattattttattgaagttAACGAAATCAGGACCATTTATTATAATATGATCTCTCTTTCCATTTTAGAGCTATAATATTTGTGCATCATATGATCAACTTGATTCAAAACCCATCTCTCTTCAACCCTTTTTCTCCTAAACTCTCCCAGTCCACAATAAATAGAGGGTTTTATTGAGAGAAAGAAAACATTCACTCAGAAAAAAATCCAGCCAGGGAGAATTGCCTAGCTAGCCATGGCTAGTCCTAATCAACAGTACCATGGCGCCACCTTCAAACCCCACAAACACTTCGCTGCCAACAGCCCTTTCTTCTTCAAGAAAACCAATCTCTACACCTTAGCCCTCCTTCTTTTCCTTTGCACCTTCTCTTATCTCTTTGGTGTCTGGCGCCACGAAGGTGGCGGCGGCGTCTTATCCGTTAACAAGAGCGCCGCTACTGCCACCACCAACACCATTGTTTCAATCCCATGTAACCCCTCAAAAGCCACCACTGCTGCAACAAGAGGGGGGAAGCCCCTTGACTTTTCATCCCACCACAAGGCAGATGATTTAGATTTCACGTTAACATCAGAAGTCAAAAGCTACCCATCATGCAACGTGAACTTCAGCGAATACACACCGTGTGAGGATGCAAAAAGATCATTGAGATTCAAGAGGCGCCAATTGATATTTAGAGAAAGGCATTGTCCAGAGAAACATGAGATACTAAAGTGTCGTATACCAGCTCCACACGGGTACAAGAACCCTTTTAAATGGCCTGCTAGTAGGGATTTTGCTTGGTACAATAACGTGCCACACAAGCATCTAACGGTGGAGAAGGCGAGGCAAAACTGGATCAGATTTGCAGGTGATCGGTTTAGATTCCCTGGTGGGGGGACTATGTTTCCTAATGGTGCTGATGCttatattgatgatattggaAGATTGATCAATCTCAAAGATGGGTCTATTAGGACTGCCATTGATACTGGTTGTGGGGTAATTAAGCTCTTGATCCTTAATCTCTACACatattttactttcttttatgatttctttaatCTTaggttattaaattaatattttattttcattttgcttccgatttttagaattttaaaatgtttttattcttaaaaatagtgaagataaaaacaaagatgAAGTCTTTTCATGTTCCTAGATAAGCACCCattaattggattttaaagTCTTGTAACGGTGTTTAGAAATTTAAGTATATGACATTGGTATATGTGACTCTATGTTTCGAAACGTTACAAAGTTTCTGTGGCCAAATTAACCAGCTGGATTTGTAATTAACCATTTATTAATTGTGGGATATGGATCTAACATTAGGGTTAAGAGCCttggtttttgaaattattttttgtttttttgatgagtagtcaatttttttttttgtgtgcaagTGAATCAAGGGGATGAGACAAATATGGaattttcattgaatttgcTAGATTTCATTCTTGAAATATAATTGtcgttgaaaatatatatgagtAATTAATGAGATTTGATTTACTACTAAATAAAGCTTTAAGAAGTCGAGAAATATAGCTCTCTTAGCTAGTCAAAGACAATCCAAAGTATAATTTAGAccgtttgattttttaattaattatttatttcccCCAAAAATCACTTTCTAGATAATTTAGACCGTTTGATTTGATATCCACCAGTAAAACTCAATCATTCAATGAATTAGATTATCTCGGGAAAATGATTTCGGCAAGAATCTCTGTATATCACTCTTTTCTTGAGGCTAATGAATTTGCAAATATGAGTTGGAATATTCTTAAACTATGGAACTATTTTAAACCTTGTAAATTTTCTAGTCCCTGAACTTTGTTAGGACTAGTGCAGGTTGCAAGTTGGGGAGCATATCTTCTGTCACGCAATATATTAACAATGTCATTTGCACCAAGGGACACTCACGAAGCACAAGTGCAATTTGCCCTAGAACGAGGAGTTCCTGCCTTGATCGGAGTTTTGGCCTCAAAAAGGCTGCCATACCCATCTAGAGCTTTTGACATGGCACATTGCTCTCGTTGCCTTATTCCATGGGCCGAATCCGGTACATATGCATATTccttaatcaaatttaattatctcAAACAAAATTCTGTGCTTGATAGTGCAGTGGTTGGAtctaaaaggattttttttcttctcggtATGGAACAGGAGGAcaatatttgattgaagttGATCGAGTTCTAAGACCTGGTGGGTATTGGGTTTTGTCTGGTCCTCCaattaattggaaaaaatattggaagGGCTGGGAAAGAACAAAAGATGATTTGAATGATGAACAGATGAAAATTGAGGCTGTGGCTAAAAGCTTATGCTGGCGAAAATTTGTCGAGAAAGGAGACATTGCTATTTGGCAAAAACCAATCAATCACTTGAATTGTAAGGTTAACAGGAAGATTACACAAAATCCACCTTTCTGTCCTGCTCTGGATCCTGAAAAAGCCTGGTACGTACATGTgcttttcaacacaaaaaagagagaagattttCTTGTATGTTCTATGCATCTTAATCAATTCCATTCCATTTTTTAGGTACACAAACATGGAGACATGTTTGACTCACTTGCCTGAGGTATCTAACAAGGAAGACGTCGCCGGCGGGGAATTGCTGAAATGGCCGGAGAGATTGAATGCTGTGCCACCAAGGATTAGTAGGGGAACTTTGGAAGGAATTACAGCTGAGACTTTCCAAAAAGATACAGCTCTATGGAATAGGAGAGTATCTTATTATAAAGCTGTAAATAACCAATTAGAACAAGCTGGGAGGTACCGCAACATTTTGGACATGAACGCTTACTTGGGTGGATTCGCTGCTGCCCTTACTGAGGACCCTCTCTGGGTTATGAATGTGGTTCCTATCCAAGCTAAGGTTAACACTCTTGGAGTAATTTATGAACGAGGATTAATTGGAACATATCAGGACTGGTAAGCAGAGATCGAACATAAACTAATCTGGTTTGGTTAgagttataatatttaaaaccaaGTGATTAACTTGTCTTatgatttcatttcttttacagGTGTGAAGCCATGTCTACGTATCCAAGAACTTATGACTTAATCCATGCTGATTCTGTATTTAGCCTCTATGACGgcaggtaattaattaattatttttctatgttatGATCAGATAGATCATTTGTTGCTTTTCCTGTTCCAAAATAGCAGAATCATGGTCAACAACGCTGttatattaatatgaaataataataataataataaatccatGTGAGACAAGTACCAAACACATGGTCTTGTGGGGACTCTACAGGATAAGGGTCTAGGTAGGAGGGCAAAAAAATTGctctttaattattaattttataatttatttttcatatatatttatgtaagaTAGAATTGTGGAATTACTAAATGGGAAAtgttttgatgaatattatCCGACATGGATTTTTGCTACAGATGCGAAATGGAAGATGTTTTGCTAGAGATGGATAGGATTCTGAGGCCTGAAGGAAGTGTAATTTTTAGAGATGATGTTGATATGTTGGTGAAGATCAAGAAAATAAGTGATGAATTGAACTGGGATAGTCAAATTGTTGATCACGAAGATGGACCTCATCAGAGGGAAAAGCTTCTTTTTGCTATCAAGACCTACTGGACAGCTCCTGCTGAAGGCCGACATGAGTCCACCACATCTTCCTAAGGAGCTTCACttccattttctttgttttctgtttagatttcttctctctctctcaaatatgattctttcttcgaATAGTTAGAGCTCAACCAATTCATCAGATAAACTCTAAAAATTATGCTACTCGTCTTGAATTGGACACAGAAGTGCCTAGCCTCTTGTTTCAGGTTCTGTATTTACCTCCATGGAAATGGGCTTGTGCCCAAATCAAGAACATGTTTTGTGCTGGGCACTTTTCTTACACATAAACTTGATGATCTAACTACAATATTGAATTCAACACATTTGTTGCGAGCTCAAAGCTTCTGTTAGGTGAGTCATGTAAAAGATCAACTATATCTAGCCAAGCTCAAACTATAAATGAAGGCAGAGATTAGCATAATGAGATATCAAAGCAAGCTTGCTAGCAATCATACAGAAGCTCTAGAAATTTAGTCGTCACAAATTGTTGGATAAGCAAACATGGCATCACTCAAGTCTCTTAGCTCCCCAGCAGCACTGCTTCTCTTGCTCATTGCACTTGCAGCGCAGACTCAACTGGCTCACTCGCAGATATGCACATCCCAGCTCAACAGCCTGAATGTCTGTGCACCATTTGTGGTGCCTGGTGCACCGAACACCAACCCTAGTACTGATTGTTGTAATGCACTTGGTGCAGTGCAACATGACTGCCTCTGCAGCACTCTCCAGATTGCGGCTCGCCTCCCTTCTCAATGCAATCTTCCACCTATCACTTGCGGTAACTAGAGCTAGCAGGTATGAACTTCGTAAATCAAATTTGTATCTCACTATCTTTATTTcacctaattaaattataaatacattaaatacaAAACGCTATAAACTCGTGTAAATTTCagactttaataatttttatttaaaagaatatataacagagtaatataattttttataataatttaagctatgagtttcttgtttttttccccttgaaaAAAGTGATGGGTCTTGTCGACGAAAACAATTTTACTCTCTGTAGCAACTGTCCttagcaattaaaatatataatatgatcCAACATTCATATCTAAGCATGAATTATCCAACCCTTATCATAGTAGtttgacttggattttttttaataataataataataataataataataataatttatgtcTATCGTCTCTTTGCAGGTACAAGACAAGCATGAAGCTTTTGGAAAAAGAgtgaaaagaatattaattggTGTAATTGGAACTTCAATCATTGAAGCTTATGATCCATCAatcttccttctctctttcaaaAGTGTCCCGATGATCTGTAATCAAGCAGAAGCTTCAtgctgattaaaaaataaaacacattatTAGTTGTTAATTCTATCGTAATTGTGACTGgatatatagtaattaattaCATGCACGTAGCAATGCAAACAAATAGTAGAAACATTAGATTAAATAATGATTAACAATAAAACACATTGAAATTATCCGAAACAAAACAATGGGTGATTGAAGATCGATGGCTTTATGATATATTAACATGGTGAACAGGGATTTCACATggaattaaacattaaattaaataatgattaaCATATAATTACCGTGTTAGTTGTATAATTCTACTAGTACATCTTGACTGTATTATATATGTTCTATCACATTGGATTGCATGCAAATAAATCAATTTCAGTCACTAATTGTTTCAATGGTATTTCAAGCTAATGAAAATCTAACAtcactattttaaattttaatctaggtttttctttttttttccccgaaGATAGacgtttattttatttagtaaatATATCTTTGACattgtgatgatttttatagttatgatttgaaaatataagttGTTTACAACATCTAGGATTTCAACTCGAAATTTAATCCCAAACTTGGTATAATCCCATTTATTTTGTATGACTGacatacttttttatattatttttaagtttagaaACCACACGCACAAACTTTACGtgtatgtaaattttttttacacataTGAGTTTTTCTATATGAagtaaaaactattttctaCATTGATAACATTATTCATCATCAATTACACGATACACTAACCAACAACAACTAACGTTAACCAATGCAACACATCAATTTCTTCATTAACGATACTTTCtccttttctattaataaattcCAAGACTTGCACATATAAATACACTCTACaacaaccatctaggtggtgtcCCAGTGATAAGAACttgggatcaagaggtttgcttcttctgtggtctcaggtttgaGCTCtaggttgctcatatgatggccactggaggtttacacggtcgttaacttcagggcccgtgggattagtcgaggtgcgcgcaagctggcccggatacccacgttaaactaaaaactaaaaactaaaaaaaaaaatacactctaCAACCAAGTAATCAATAAAATCCAAACATAAAAATCCATCAAATACCATAAAAACCAGTGAAAGGCCATGAAAGTGTCATTCTATACCATAAAAGTCAAACCCATTCTAGTTAGCCAAGGCCACTCTAGCCATACAAGACATCCATACAAAAGCCAACCATAGCTACACCAGGAAAACCTGACCAAACTAGTTTAGGTTATACAACACAAAAACACATTTCCTCACCTTTGTTTAATTTCTTCCCTTCCTattcattcatttatatatatatatatatatatatatatatatatatatattgtgatttaagcataaaaaaatcttttattttttaagaaacattttttttcaaaaaaataacctaattgATATCATCAATTAGACTTGTCACCTTAGACTATCCCAGCCTAAAATACAGTTATAGAATATCCactttttgtttgaatttttttttaatttcaacattaaatgttgtgtttataattttttttccttacatatACTATGAGGAAGCTAAGTCCTTTTtcatgagatatttttttaatggaggaACTTTATGTTTGATATGaatttataaaagataaaaaaaattactttaatttaCAATgctaaagtttatttttacataatttatgaaaaaaataaaatttaacgtgtatatatttttatatataatgtacatgaaataatttatatgtaaCAAGTTAGTAGTTAAAagttctatttttctatttttttaaaaaatactaaggTATCATTTGAAATTactgtttggatttttttaa belongs to Populus nigra chromosome 18, ddPopNigr1.1, whole genome shotgun sequence and includes:
- the LOC133678899 gene encoding probable methyltransferase PMT15; the encoded protein is MASPNQQYHGATFKPHKHFAANSPFFFKKTNLYTLALLLFLCTFSYLFGVWRHEGGGGVLSVNKSAATATTNTIVSIPCNPSKATTAATRGGKPLDFSSHHKADDLDFTLTSEVKSYPSCNVNFSEYTPCEDAKRSLRFKRRQLIFRERHCPEKHEILKCRIPAPHGYKNPFKWPASRDFAWYNNVPHKHLTVEKARQNWIRFAGDRFRFPGGGTMFPNGADAYIDDIGRLINLKDGSIRTAIDTGCGVASWGAYLLSRNILTMSFAPRDTHEAQVQFALERGVPALIGVLASKRLPYPSRAFDMAHCSRCLIPWAESGGQYLIEVDRVLRPGGYWVLSGPPINWKKYWKGWERTKDDLNDEQMKIEAVAKSLCWRKFVEKGDIAIWQKPINHLNCKVNRKITQNPPFCPALDPEKAWYTNMETCLTHLPEVSNKEDVAGGELLKWPERLNAVPPRISRGTLEGITAETFQKDTALWNRRVSYYKAVNNQLEQAGRYRNILDMNAYLGGFAAALTEDPLWVMNVVPIQAKVNTLGVIYERGLIGTYQDWCEAMSTYPRTYDLIHADSVFSLYDGRCEMEDVLLEMDRILRPEGSVIFRDDVDMLVKIKKISDELNWDSQIVDHEDGPHQREKLLFAIKTYWTAPAEGRHESTTSS
- the LOC133678900 gene encoding protein 108-like, whose translation is MASLKSLSSPAALLLLLIALAAQTQLAHSQICTSQLNSLNVCAPFVVPGAPNTNPSTDCCNALGAVQHDCLCSTLQIAARLPSQCNLPPITCGN